A single region of the Brachypodium distachyon strain Bd21 chromosome 3, Brachypodium_distachyon_v3.0, whole genome shotgun sequence genome encodes:
- the LOC100823596 gene encoding transcription factor E2FA isoform X2 — MSGGGRPPAAQKILQSLRPPPVFSAPARPPFASPDDYHRFPAPTPSSATGSGSGGIGAGGVGADIEEGLIIRTPSPLVQLKRKAAREENDASESSDCMIISPGFTGNKLLTPVSGKAVKTSKSKAKNNKAGPQTPTQNVGSPLNPATPGTCRYDSSLGLLTKKFITLLKQADDGILDLNNAAETLEVQKRRIYDITNVLEGIGLIEKTLKNRIRWKGLDDSGVELDNGLSALQAEVEDLNLQEQALDERISDMREKLRGLTEDENSQRWLYVTEDDIKGLPCFQNETLIAIKAPHGTTLEVPDPDEAGDYLQRRYRIVLRSTMGPIDVYLVSQFDEGFEDLGGAATPPRHTNVPTHRPPEDLHTTNAAQSSKSMDVEHNIQYSQNTPHDPSSAHDFGGMTRIIPSDVNTDADYWLLTEGDVSITDIWKTAQVQWDSDVFLPEDVSTPRAHNQHPVAVGESRMQVQSMDQP, encoded by the exons ATGTCGGGGGGCGGcaggccgccggccgcgcagAAGATCCTGCAGTCGCTGCGTCCGCCCCCGGTGTTCtccgcgcccgcgcgcccgccctTCGCCTCCCCCGACGACTACCACCGCTTCCCCGCGCCGACTCCCTCTTCTGccaccggctccggctccggcggcatCGGCGCCGGTGGTGTTGGTGCTGATATTGAGGAAGGACTTATTATACGGACGCCG TCCCCTCTTGTGCAGCTAAAAAGAAAAGCCGCACGTGAAGAAAATGATGCTTCTGAGTCAAGTGACTGTATGATTATCAGCCCTGGATTTACTGGCAATAAACTACTCACTCCAGTGTCTGGAAAAGCTGTTAAGACTTCTAAATCAAAGGCTAAGAATAACAAAGCTGGGCCTCAGACACCAACACAAAATGTTG GCTCACCACTCAATCCAGCAACTCCTGGTACTTGCCGCTATGACAGTTCATTAG GACTTTTGACAAAAAAGTTCATCACCTTGCTCAAGCAAGCTGATGATGGCATTCTAGATTTGAATAATGCTGCAGAAACACTAGAG GTTCAAAAGCGGCGCATATATGACATCACCAATGTCCTTGAAGGAATTGGTCTTATAGAAAAGACGCTCAAGAACAGAATTCGTTGGAA GGGGTTGGATGATTCAGGAGTTGAATTAGATAATGGCCTTTCAGCTTTGCAG GCAGAAGTTGAAGATCTTAATCTGCAGGAGCAAGCCTTAGATGAGCGTATAAG CGATATGCGCGAAAAGCTGAGGGGGTTAACAGAAGATGAGAACAGTCAAAG ATGGCTCTATGTGACTGAAGATGATATCAAGGGATTACCCTGCTTTCAG AATGAAActttaattgcaattaaagCTCCTCACGGTACTACACTTGAAGTACCAGATCCTGATGAG GCCGGTGATTATCTCCAGAGGAGATATAGAATCGTATTAAGAAGTACAATGGGCCCAATAGATGTTTACTTAGTCAG TCAATTTGATGAGGGATTCGAGGATTTGGGTGGTGCAGCAACACCTCCAAGACATACAAATGTGCCAACACACCGTCCTCCTGAAGACTTACATACGACGAATGCTGCACAAAGTAGCAAATCAATGGATGTGGAGCATAATATTCAGTACAGCCAGAATACTCCACATGATCCTAGCTCTGCACATGATTTTGGTGGAATGACAAGGATTATTCCTTCAGATGTTAAT ACTGATGCAGATTACTGGCTCCTAACAGAGGGGGATGTTAGCATTACCGATATATGGAAAACAGCAC AAGTGCAGTGGGACTCTGATGTGTTTTTACCTGAAGACGTTAGCACCCCACGTGCACATAATCAGCATCCAGTTGCGGTTGGTGAGTCACGGATGCAGGTTCAGAGCATGGATCAACCTTAA
- the LOC100823596 gene encoding transcription factor E2FA isoform X1, producing MSGGGRPPAAQKILQSLRPPPVFSAPARPPFASPDDYHRFPAPTPSSATGSGSGGIGAGGVGADIEEGLIIRTPSPLVQLKRKAAREENDASESSDCMIISPGFTGNKLLTPVSGKAVKTSKSKAKNNKAGPQTPTQNVGSPLNPATPGTCRYDSSLGLLTKKFITLLKQADDGILDLNNAAETLEVQKRRIYDITNVLEGIGLIEKTLKNRIRWKGLDDSGVELDNGLSALQAEVEDLNLQEQALDERISDMREKLRGLTEDENSQRWLYVTEDDIKGLPCFQNETLIAIKAPHGTTLEVPDPDEAGDYLQRRYRIVLRSTMGPIDVYLVSQFDEGFEDLGGAATPPRHTNVPTHRPPEDLHTTNAAQSSKSMDVEHNIQYSQNTPHDPSSAHDFGGMTRIIPSDVNTDADYWLLTEGDVSITDIWKTAPEVQWDSDVFLPEDVSTPRAHNQHPVAVGESRMQVQSMDQP from the exons ATGTCGGGGGGCGGcaggccgccggccgcgcagAAGATCCTGCAGTCGCTGCGTCCGCCCCCGGTGTTCtccgcgcccgcgcgcccgccctTCGCCTCCCCCGACGACTACCACCGCTTCCCCGCGCCGACTCCCTCTTCTGccaccggctccggctccggcggcatCGGCGCCGGTGGTGTTGGTGCTGATATTGAGGAAGGACTTATTATACGGACGCCG TCCCCTCTTGTGCAGCTAAAAAGAAAAGCCGCACGTGAAGAAAATGATGCTTCTGAGTCAAGTGACTGTATGATTATCAGCCCTGGATTTACTGGCAATAAACTACTCACTCCAGTGTCTGGAAAAGCTGTTAAGACTTCTAAATCAAAGGCTAAGAATAACAAAGCTGGGCCTCAGACACCAACACAAAATGTTG GCTCACCACTCAATCCAGCAACTCCTGGTACTTGCCGCTATGACAGTTCATTAG GACTTTTGACAAAAAAGTTCATCACCTTGCTCAAGCAAGCTGATGATGGCATTCTAGATTTGAATAATGCTGCAGAAACACTAGAG GTTCAAAAGCGGCGCATATATGACATCACCAATGTCCTTGAAGGAATTGGTCTTATAGAAAAGACGCTCAAGAACAGAATTCGTTGGAA GGGGTTGGATGATTCAGGAGTTGAATTAGATAATGGCCTTTCAGCTTTGCAG GCAGAAGTTGAAGATCTTAATCTGCAGGAGCAAGCCTTAGATGAGCGTATAAG CGATATGCGCGAAAAGCTGAGGGGGTTAACAGAAGATGAGAACAGTCAAAG ATGGCTCTATGTGACTGAAGATGATATCAAGGGATTACCCTGCTTTCAG AATGAAActttaattgcaattaaagCTCCTCACGGTACTACACTTGAAGTACCAGATCCTGATGAG GCCGGTGATTATCTCCAGAGGAGATATAGAATCGTATTAAGAAGTACAATGGGCCCAATAGATGTTTACTTAGTCAG TCAATTTGATGAGGGATTCGAGGATTTGGGTGGTGCAGCAACACCTCCAAGACATACAAATGTGCCAACACACCGTCCTCCTGAAGACTTACATACGACGAATGCTGCACAAAGTAGCAAATCAATGGATGTGGAGCATAATATTCAGTACAGCCAGAATACTCCACATGATCCTAGCTCTGCACATGATTTTGGTGGAATGACAAGGATTATTCCTTCAGATGTTAAT ACTGATGCAGATTACTGGCTCCTAACAGAGGGGGATGTTAGCATTACCGATATATGGAAAACAGCAC CAGAAGTGCAGTGGGACTCTGATGTGTTTTTACCTGAAGACGTTAGCACCCCACGTGCACATAATCAGCATCCAGTTGCGGTTGGTGAGTCACGGATGCAGGTTCAGAGCATGGATCAACCTTAA
- the LOC100823596 gene encoding transcription factor E2FA isoform X4, whose translation MSGGGRPPAAQKILQSLRPPPVFSAPARPPFASPDDYHRFPAPTPSSATGSGSGGIGAGGVGADIEEGLIIRTPLKRKAAREENDASESSDCMIISPGFTGNKLLTPVSGKAVKTSKSKAKNNKAGPQTPTQNVGSPLNPATPGTCRYDSSLGLLTKKFITLLKQADDGILDLNNAAETLEVQKRRIYDITNVLEGIGLIEKTLKNRIRWKGLDDSGVELDNGLSALQAEVEDLNLQEQALDERISDMREKLRGLTEDENSQRWLYVTEDDIKGLPCFQNETLIAIKAPHGTTLEVPDPDEAGDYLQRRYRIVLRSTMGPIDVYLVSQFDEGFEDLGGAATPPRHTNVPTHRPPEDLHTTNAAQSSKSMDVEHNIQYSQNTPHDPSSAHDFGGMTRIIPSDVNTDADYWLLTEGDVSITDIWKTAQVQWDSDVFLPEDVSTPRAHNQHPVAVGESRMQVQSMDQP comes from the exons ATGTCGGGGGGCGGcaggccgccggccgcgcagAAGATCCTGCAGTCGCTGCGTCCGCCCCCGGTGTTCtccgcgcccgcgcgcccgccctTCGCCTCCCCCGACGACTACCACCGCTTCCCCGCGCCGACTCCCTCTTCTGccaccggctccggctccggcggcatCGGCGCCGGTGGTGTTGGTGCTGATATTGAGGAAGGACTTATTATACGGACGCCG CTAAAAAGAAAAGCCGCACGTGAAGAAAATGATGCTTCTGAGTCAAGTGACTGTATGATTATCAGCCCTGGATTTACTGGCAATAAACTACTCACTCCAGTGTCTGGAAAAGCTGTTAAGACTTCTAAATCAAAGGCTAAGAATAACAAAGCTGGGCCTCAGACACCAACACAAAATGTTG GCTCACCACTCAATCCAGCAACTCCTGGTACTTGCCGCTATGACAGTTCATTAG GACTTTTGACAAAAAAGTTCATCACCTTGCTCAAGCAAGCTGATGATGGCATTCTAGATTTGAATAATGCTGCAGAAACACTAGAG GTTCAAAAGCGGCGCATATATGACATCACCAATGTCCTTGAAGGAATTGGTCTTATAGAAAAGACGCTCAAGAACAGAATTCGTTGGAA GGGGTTGGATGATTCAGGAGTTGAATTAGATAATGGCCTTTCAGCTTTGCAG GCAGAAGTTGAAGATCTTAATCTGCAGGAGCAAGCCTTAGATGAGCGTATAAG CGATATGCGCGAAAAGCTGAGGGGGTTAACAGAAGATGAGAACAGTCAAAG ATGGCTCTATGTGACTGAAGATGATATCAAGGGATTACCCTGCTTTCAG AATGAAActttaattgcaattaaagCTCCTCACGGTACTACACTTGAAGTACCAGATCCTGATGAG GCCGGTGATTATCTCCAGAGGAGATATAGAATCGTATTAAGAAGTACAATGGGCCCAATAGATGTTTACTTAGTCAG TCAATTTGATGAGGGATTCGAGGATTTGGGTGGTGCAGCAACACCTCCAAGACATACAAATGTGCCAACACACCGTCCTCCTGAAGACTTACATACGACGAATGCTGCACAAAGTAGCAAATCAATGGATGTGGAGCATAATATTCAGTACAGCCAGAATACTCCACATGATCCTAGCTCTGCACATGATTTTGGTGGAATGACAAGGATTATTCCTTCAGATGTTAAT ACTGATGCAGATTACTGGCTCCTAACAGAGGGGGATGTTAGCATTACCGATATATGGAAAACAGCAC AAGTGCAGTGGGACTCTGATGTGTTTTTACCTGAAGACGTTAGCACCCCACGTGCACATAATCAGCATCCAGTTGCGGTTGGTGAGTCACGGATGCAGGTTCAGAGCATGGATCAACCTTAA
- the LOC100823596 gene encoding transcription factor E2FA isoform X3, which translates to MSGGGRPPAAQKILQSLRPPPVFSAPARPPFASPDDYHRFPAPTPSSATGSGSGGIGAGGVGADIEEGLIIRTPLKRKAAREENDASESSDCMIISPGFTGNKLLTPVSGKAVKTSKSKAKNNKAGPQTPTQNVGSPLNPATPGTCRYDSSLGLLTKKFITLLKQADDGILDLNNAAETLEVQKRRIYDITNVLEGIGLIEKTLKNRIRWKGLDDSGVELDNGLSALQAEVEDLNLQEQALDERISDMREKLRGLTEDENSQRWLYVTEDDIKGLPCFQNETLIAIKAPHGTTLEVPDPDEAGDYLQRRYRIVLRSTMGPIDVYLVSQFDEGFEDLGGAATPPRHTNVPTHRPPEDLHTTNAAQSSKSMDVEHNIQYSQNTPHDPSSAHDFGGMTRIIPSDVNTDADYWLLTEGDVSITDIWKTAPEVQWDSDVFLPEDVSTPRAHNQHPVAVGESRMQVQSMDQP; encoded by the exons ATGTCGGGGGGCGGcaggccgccggccgcgcagAAGATCCTGCAGTCGCTGCGTCCGCCCCCGGTGTTCtccgcgcccgcgcgcccgccctTCGCCTCCCCCGACGACTACCACCGCTTCCCCGCGCCGACTCCCTCTTCTGccaccggctccggctccggcggcatCGGCGCCGGTGGTGTTGGTGCTGATATTGAGGAAGGACTTATTATACGGACGCCG CTAAAAAGAAAAGCCGCACGTGAAGAAAATGATGCTTCTGAGTCAAGTGACTGTATGATTATCAGCCCTGGATTTACTGGCAATAAACTACTCACTCCAGTGTCTGGAAAAGCTGTTAAGACTTCTAAATCAAAGGCTAAGAATAACAAAGCTGGGCCTCAGACACCAACACAAAATGTTG GCTCACCACTCAATCCAGCAACTCCTGGTACTTGCCGCTATGACAGTTCATTAG GACTTTTGACAAAAAAGTTCATCACCTTGCTCAAGCAAGCTGATGATGGCATTCTAGATTTGAATAATGCTGCAGAAACACTAGAG GTTCAAAAGCGGCGCATATATGACATCACCAATGTCCTTGAAGGAATTGGTCTTATAGAAAAGACGCTCAAGAACAGAATTCGTTGGAA GGGGTTGGATGATTCAGGAGTTGAATTAGATAATGGCCTTTCAGCTTTGCAG GCAGAAGTTGAAGATCTTAATCTGCAGGAGCAAGCCTTAGATGAGCGTATAAG CGATATGCGCGAAAAGCTGAGGGGGTTAACAGAAGATGAGAACAGTCAAAG ATGGCTCTATGTGACTGAAGATGATATCAAGGGATTACCCTGCTTTCAG AATGAAActttaattgcaattaaagCTCCTCACGGTACTACACTTGAAGTACCAGATCCTGATGAG GCCGGTGATTATCTCCAGAGGAGATATAGAATCGTATTAAGAAGTACAATGGGCCCAATAGATGTTTACTTAGTCAG TCAATTTGATGAGGGATTCGAGGATTTGGGTGGTGCAGCAACACCTCCAAGACATACAAATGTGCCAACACACCGTCCTCCTGAAGACTTACATACGACGAATGCTGCACAAAGTAGCAAATCAATGGATGTGGAGCATAATATTCAGTACAGCCAGAATACTCCACATGATCCTAGCTCTGCACATGATTTTGGTGGAATGACAAGGATTATTCCTTCAGATGTTAAT ACTGATGCAGATTACTGGCTCCTAACAGAGGGGGATGTTAGCATTACCGATATATGGAAAACAGCAC CAGAAGTGCAGTGGGACTCTGATGTGTTTTTACCTGAAGACGTTAGCACCCCACGTGCACATAATCAGCATCCAGTTGCGGTTGGTGAGTCACGGATGCAGGTTCAGAGCATGGATCAACCTTAA